The following proteins are co-located in the Hemiscyllium ocellatum isolate sHemOce1 chromosome 34, sHemOce1.pat.X.cur, whole genome shotgun sequence genome:
- the LOC132832262 gene encoding protein FAM8A1-like isoform X1 codes for MAECSGPDRHRDRGGSCSFTNNPAGKSQGAPGTTVGAGEYCRKVQEWLWQYYSYVQWQSWLMMMAPLPPYYPFVSGGARQSEGEAAAAPTPGVNSPFPLYPPYLGVPTVSPAPGEQPQQREVATASASGVRLPATNAQQQAANVHPRGREYTIPSLMHRFLAEMVDFLILFLLKAIVVLTVMHICGIKDLSKFALNYIIEEIDEDTSLEDLQKMMAVALMYRLLVCFYEIVCLWGVGGATPGKFLLGLRVVSCDSSVLVAPNRVLVIPAQNVSISSLRYSSWDHCGKEKWRKIKTLQVTIIFLLCSSHLLSSALFRRRRKDPSLSSLQSNGFFEN; via the exons ATGGCGGAGTGCAGCGGCCCAGACAGACATAGGGATAGGGGCGGATCCTGCTCCTTCACCAACAACCCGGCTGGGAAAAGCCAGGGAGCCCCCGGGACTACGGTCGGCGCTGGGGAATATTGCAGGAAAGTGCAGGAGTGGCTGTGGCAGTATTACAGCTACGTGCAATGGCAGAGCTGGCTCATGATGatggcccctctccctccctattACCCCTTCGTCAGCGGCGGGGCCAGGCAGAGCGAGGGGGAGGCAGCCGCTGCTCCCACTCCCGGAGTTAACAGTCCCTTCCCCCTCTACCCTCCCTACCTCGGCGTTCCCACTGTGTCGCCAGCCCCGGGTGAACAACCGCAGCAGCGGGAGGTGGCAACTGCTTCGGCGAGCGGCGTCAGGCTGCCAGCCACTAATGCGCAGCAACAGGCAGCGAATGTGCACCCGAGAG GGCGTGAATACACTATTCCATCTCTGATGCATCGGTTCCTTGCAGAGATGGTAGATTTTCTGATCCTGTTTCTGCTAAAAGCTATTGTGGTGCTAACAGTGATGCACATCTGTGGGATCAA GGATCTTTCCAAATTTGCTCTAAATTACATAATTGAAGAAATTGATGAAGACACTTCTCTAGAAGATCTTCAGAAAATGATGGCTGTAGCACTGATGTACAGACTCTTGGTCTGTTTTTATGAG ATTGTCTGCCTCTGGGGAGTTGGGGGTGCCACACCTGGCAAGTTTCTGCTTGGGTTGCGCGTTGTGTCATGTGACAGCTCTGTGCTGGTTGCTCCTAACCGGGTATTGGTGATTCCAGCACAGAATGTCAGCATATCATC CCTACGATATAGTAGCTGGGACCATTGTGGTAAAGAGAAGTGGAGGAAGATAAAGACTCTGCAAGTGACTATAATTTTTTTACTCTGCTCCTCCCATTTGCTAAGTTCTGCATTATTCAGAAGGAGAAGAAAAGACCCTTCGCTGTCTTCACTCCAAAGTAATGGATTTTTTGAGAACTAA
- the LOC132832262 gene encoding protein FAM8A1-like isoform X2, translated as MAECSGPDRHRDRGGSCSFTNNPAGKSQGAPGTTVGAGEYCRKVQEWLWQYYSYVQWQSWLMMMAPLPPYYPFVSGGARQSEGEAAAAPTPGVNSPFPLYPPYLGVPTVSPAPGEQPQQREVATASASGVRLPATNAQQQAANVHPRGREYTIPSLMHRFLAEMVDFLILFLLKAIVVLTVMHICGIKDLSKFALNYIIEEIDEDTSLEDLQKMMAVALMYRLLVCFYEIVCLWGVGGATPGKFLLGLRVVSCDSSVLVAPNRVLVIPAQNVSISSSSIRALIKNFSIAFFFPAFVTLLFFQHNRTAYDIVAGTIVVKRSGGR; from the exons ATGGCGGAGTGCAGCGGCCCAGACAGACATAGGGATAGGGGCGGATCCTGCTCCTTCACCAACAACCCGGCTGGGAAAAGCCAGGGAGCCCCCGGGACTACGGTCGGCGCTGGGGAATATTGCAGGAAAGTGCAGGAGTGGCTGTGGCAGTATTACAGCTACGTGCAATGGCAGAGCTGGCTCATGATGatggcccctctccctccctattACCCCTTCGTCAGCGGCGGGGCCAGGCAGAGCGAGGGGGAGGCAGCCGCTGCTCCCACTCCCGGAGTTAACAGTCCCTTCCCCCTCTACCCTCCCTACCTCGGCGTTCCCACTGTGTCGCCAGCCCCGGGTGAACAACCGCAGCAGCGGGAGGTGGCAACTGCTTCGGCGAGCGGCGTCAGGCTGCCAGCCACTAATGCGCAGCAACAGGCAGCGAATGTGCACCCGAGAG GGCGTGAATACACTATTCCATCTCTGATGCATCGGTTCCTTGCAGAGATGGTAGATTTTCTGATCCTGTTTCTGCTAAAAGCTATTGTGGTGCTAACAGTGATGCACATCTGTGGGATCAA GGATCTTTCCAAATTTGCTCTAAATTACATAATTGAAGAAATTGATGAAGACACTTCTCTAGAAGATCTTCAGAAAATGATGGCTGTAGCACTGATGTACAGACTCTTGGTCTGTTTTTATGAG ATTGTCTGCCTCTGGGGAGTTGGGGGTGCCACACCTGGCAAGTTTCTGCTTGGGTTGCGCGTTGTGTCATGTGACAGCTCTGTGCTGGTTGCTCCTAACCGGGTATTGGTGATTCCAGCACAGAATGTCAGCATATCATC GTCTTCAATACGAGCATTGATCAAGAATTTTTCAATTGCCTTCTTTTTCCCCGCGTTCGTTACATTGCTTTTCTTTCAACATAATCGTACAGCCTACGATATAGTAGCTGGGACCATTGTGGTAAAGAGAAGTGGAGGAAGATAA